The genomic segment TGCCTAATGACTTCACTTTGACTTATCTTCGCCTCACTGGTGTGATGTAATTCTGCTAATAAAAATGCCGCGGTTTGCACCTCTTAATTCACCAACCCACTCCCTCCTGTCCGTCAGGTCTTTAACAAGCTGATCAGGCGTTACAAATACCTGGAGAAGGGGTTTGAGGAGGAGATTAAGAAGGTTTGTCTGTTTTGTGAGCAACATGAAGGCCTAAAgcactccttctcctcccttaaAGAACTTATTTGACTGGATTGACAAAAGCATTTCAATGTCTTTTTCTGCCCAAAGAGAACATTTAATGTTTATGTTGTTTCTacctcctgcagctgctgctgttccTCAAGGGATTCACTGAGTCTGAGCGAAACAAGCTGGCCATGCTCACCGGCATCCTGCTGGCCAACGGCAACATCTCCGCCCACATCCTCAGCAGCCTCTTCAATGAGAACCTTGTCAAAGAAGGTAGGCAGTCACTCTGTTGCAGCAGGTGGAATCAGCACATGCAAGATTCAccaaattattaattataaatgGACACCCACGCCAATTGagatattttgttattttttgtccCTGGCGTGTATGCATCTCTGGTAACTTATTGACTAAAACCAAGATCTACATTATGTTTATTCATTTTGATTTTACATATAAACTTGGGGTGGAAGGATGCACGAAATTCACGCTTGGGTTCATATCACGGTTTTGGGGGTCATTGTTTATTCGGTTCGGTATGTTTTCGTTAAAGAAGAGGCTGACACAAGTttctaatgtaaaataaattatCTGTATTTTTTCTAGAGTTCTCCTAGTATTAAATAAGGTTTGTTTGAGGAAGACAAACAGtcaatttgaaaaaaaacgtaatcaAACGATCGAAAAACTAAGAAGGTGGTTGTGCTGTGTTTTGAAATGCACTATTGTCGATGACTGAAAACCACACAAGAAAAAAGGGTCTTAACTGGAGTATACAGTTGGTAGAAAATTGTTAGTCTTGAGGCCCGACACGACTACATATGATCCGAGACTGAGGAGTTTCACTGGGTACTGTTATTACTGCACACACAAGATAACGGAACACGTAGGTTTGCTATTCACAGTTCAGGCGCGAAATGTGGCTAGCGAACTTAACGTTTTTCAAATTCTTTATTTGAACCACGCGATCCCTAATACAAATGCatctttttagtttttttgcacattttcCTTTTAAGGACACGGAGggatgtgtgtttttgagtatGGTCCAAAGTTGACTTTCTACCAAAGAATCACACTCCCTTAATCtagtgaaaaataataaaacaagttgtttttatttttggccACATTCCCATGTGGCTGGTTGtgcttttacttattttttggaGCAACAAACACAATAGTGCGTTACTAAGAACCTTGGTGCCTGATCTGGTCCAGCAAGCTTAAGCTCTCTGGGAGTCCTGCGCAGCATCTTGCCTGATAAAGACTCAGTTGTTGACTGGATTTacgaaaaatatttttttaacacaggACAGGTGCTTGTTACcgcttgtttttttaatttttgggAAAAGGCGTGAAAGTACATGGTGCTGCTTCGTTTTGATGACAATCAACACGATAGCCCTGACCTGTTATAATGTGTTTTTGGGGGACAACAATAATTGCTGTGGCACCAATGGTTAGCCCCAATCTGCTGCTTGCTAGACTGAGAATATTCTACTAGCTGTAGAAATCATTGCAgctttgattcattttttttctcatgGTGGCAATGGGCTATccaagaaaagaaaacattgaGTACTTCTATGAATGTCCTTTCTCAAAGGAGAGAAacgcttgttttttttataaggaAGTACTGCTTCACACGCATCTACAATTTGCATTCATCATTGGTCCGATGTGGATGAATGATCTAacttttctatatatttttttacttctatCTAGCACTACTCCTCTTATATTAGAAAATATTCCAGTTACGACCGTTTCCTTTTTAAGGATGTGACTCTACAAgcggtatatattttttatattttcaacCGGTAGCCTTGGTAATCATTGTTCTGTTGCAATGTGGCAAGATGTCCACCTTGAGCACTGACTCGGCCACGTTCCACAGCCTCCACATGACATTTACAGCACCCCCTAATCTGTATTGGTCTTTGATCAGACACCACTGGTTATTTCTTTATCACTGTTGATCACTTAACCTGGATAGTGTACGGCCCTTGAACAATGAAAGCCCTTTCCATCAGCCTAACAAGTGTCAAGTGAACCCAAAATGGTCTTCTCTTGTCTTTTTTGCAAACTGTTGGTAAGTTACCCAGGGGTTCACTTACACTTTAAGCCGTTATGACGACGCAACAATTTTCAAATTTTACTGACGCACACACTTTAGACGTCAAACAGTTGGAAGAATATTTAGCTTATAGTTCatccattattatttttttagctCAGCGGTTATCCATTGAAAGAGATAATTATTTGAATGTTCCTTTCTAGATTGGAACTCTTTCTAGGTCTGCATTCCCATCTCACAGTTTTTGCTTCCAATCACCATGATTTTAATCGGAACGCCGAGACACGCCTTCTCACCGCCCTCTTCCTCTGCCGTCTAGGTGTGTCAGCAGCCTTCGCCGTGAAGCTCTTCAAATCCTGGCTGAACGAGCGGGACATTGGCTCCGTCGCTGGCAGTCTCCGAAAGGTCGGCATGGACAACAGGCTAATGGTGAGCATACAGATGCAAATGGGATGTCCCAAACAATCCTCAACGTGGCATTTGAATGCCGTGTGTCTGcggctgcgtgtgcgtgcgctgtTTGACTTTCCGcgacaaacaaataaatcctcAAACGGCGGCGAGCGAATCCCAGCGATTGGAGTGGCTGCTCCGGAGCCAGGGCGTAATTATGTAGGACAACCCTCGTCTCGTCGTTCACTGCGGGTCTTAaccttcccccaccccccccggccGTCCTCAGGAGCTGTTCCCCGCAAACAAGCGCAGCTGCGAGCACTTCTCCAAGTACTTCAGCGACGCCGGGCTCAAGGAGCTGTCGGACTTCGCCAGGAACCAGGAGTCCATCGGGGCCCGAAAGGAGCTGCAGAAGGAGGTCCAGGAGCTGATGTCACAGGGGGAGCCCATCAAAGACGTGAGCTGACGCAGATTTTCTTGTTCTTTTTCTGCGGCCTCCTCCTTCATTACTTTCTCCTTATCAGACTGCCGTGCAGAGCATTTGAGATTGCTTTTAGTTTATTGTCTTCTGCCCTCCCCCCTATTTGTTCCCAGCATCGTTGAATCGTGGTTGGTGGTTATTGCAATCCACCGTGCCTGTTCTGGGTTTTATCAGCTCCGAAAAGGCACTCTGTTCTCTTATCAAATCTTCATATTCTCGGCTGTTGAAAGTGAATAGAGATGctgcttaccacttttgtattGTTCATCTATAATTGGCCTATATAATCACTTGGTCTATAAACTCTGAGTAATGGCAATCCCCATTCCAAGTTAACGGAGCCAAAAGTGGCATCTTAAatgtgcttttctttttttcttctgaagAGCACAGTTGGTTCCATTGATGGAAAAGAGTTTATTTGTAAAAACTATTGAGCAAAACGATAATTGTCCGTCAGTCGACATCATGGCCCTACAAATGAACCtgcagtattattattttttggccTTCATTATCTGTTCTATCTTGTGCTCTTTTGCAGATCATTGTGTACAGCAAAGAGGAGATGAAGAAGAACTCCATCTCTGAACAGACCATGATCAGCATGCTGTGGTCCTGTATAATGAGCTCCGTGGAGTGGAACAAGAAAGAGGAGCTGGTAACTGAACAAGCCATCAGACACTTGAAGGTAAGACcgcttgttattatttattaaattattgTTCTGCCTTCGGCCCTCATATCCTTCCCTCTCACGCTGGGCAAGGCCAATGCTAGTCCTTGCTCTGTCTGGTATGCTGTAGCTGAATCTTTAATGGAACCATAGATTGATTTGCAGGCACATCTCCAGCATGACTCTCTGCATGCATCTCCTGTGACCACTGGAGACTGTCGGCATCTGACTTGTACAAATGCATTTGCAGCTAGCCATGTGCCAGTTGGGCAACTAGGAAGCAAGCATCAGACAGGGTTGTTGATTTGAAGACCTCTACACGCGAGGCTTAAAGGAGGTGGCGAGAAACAAAAGGTTTCATGTAACTTAACAGGAAGAGTTGCAAAGTGGGACTGCACGACTTGCTCTCGGTTAGTTTTCCTCTAAAGATCAATTAAGTCTGTAATGATGTGTTAAATAATTCACAGGTTTTAAAAGGGCCTTattcattaacacacacatgtagcctATTTAGGAATTGGCCACGTAGGGCGTCTGGTCAACATGATACAGGCCAATGGGCTTGTCTTCTTACAATGGGTCCAGTGCTACCCGCTGCAAAGTCTCCTAACACAATTCAATGGTCTTAGGCGTGCACGGTCCAATATGATTCACTGAAACGGTCACAGGTGGTTCTCCAGACTGCACCCTCGGGGTCCAGACAAACCTATCCTTCATTCTTCTTCCTACAAAGCCAGTGCTGGCGTATTTGAAGGTTTAAAGTTGCACCTTAGCCTGGCTGATGCTGTAAAACGTCTCGGCTTAGCCGAGGTAGaacagttgtcttgtaaccgaaaggttgctagttcgatccccagctcctcctagctgagtgttgatgtgtccctgagcacgacgcttaaccctaactgctcctgacgagctggctgtcgccttgcatggttgactctgccgtcggtgtgtcaatctgtgtattaaccgatgtaagtcgctttggataaaagcgtctgctaaatgccctaaatgtaaatgtaaaacccATCGCAAAGGACTAACCTACCTAGCTGATGGAACCGTTGGGTGGACTTGAATCGATTGTATGACCCGGTTAGGTTTTTAAATTCATCTCAGGTTTTTTAATTCTAAATGTCTTTCTATCGCTCGAGTGTTCGTTTCTCATTTTTTTCTTGTGTTGTTCACGACGTAGGAGGACAATAGAACTCGTGTCCAGAGAAATTGTTCGAAATTTTCCAGTTTCATTCGTGTGCCTTCATTCCGTTTCAATGCCAGATCATAGTGTGCAACTCCTTCCTTGACTCCATGTGTCATCATTTGGCTTTTTGTTTGTCTCTTTTTGTCCTCAGCAATACAGCCTTCTGTTGAAAGCGTTCACCTCCCAGGGCCTTTCTGAGCTCACTCTGCTGCTGAAGATCCAGGAGTACTGCTACGACAACATCCACTTCATGAAGACCTTCCAGAAGATCGTGGTGCTGCTTTACAAAGGTGAGTCGTCGTTGAGTTCAGCTCCCCGTCCCTGAGCGATACTCTGTAATTTTcgtgagacaaaagttaatttTGCGGGAAGAAAGTCGGTTAGAAGAAGTGAATCGCACCAGATGGCTCGGGATTATAGCCGAAGTCGCGTCTTGATTGATGCAGCGAAGCTGCTGGGCAGCGTTTGTTGTTTTAGTTGTTCAGGCACCTGcacatgcatctgtgtgtctggcGTTGTTGTGAATGGATTATGAAGGGTGGCTGTTTaaaaaaatagaagaaaaatAAGCTAACATTTGAATATTTTCTAGCGGACGTGCTGAACGAGGAATCGATCCTGAAGTGGTACAACGAGGAGCACCTGGCCAAAGGAAAGGGCATGTTCCTGGAGCAGATGAAGAAGTTTGTGGAGTGGCTGAAGAGCGCAGAGGAAGGTGAGCGGGCCCACTATTCATGATTGTGAATATGGTAGGATTTGACTCATGTTTTTTCGATATCCTGGCAGAAATGTAGAAGATGCCGTGTCAACGAAATTATAGATCAAATCAAAGTATATAATATCGTGGTTTCTTGAAATTGAACGACGGCAATGTTTTTTCCAGAGTCTGAGTCcgaggaggaagcggaggactAAGGACCGCCAAGCCAACCACAACATCCATTCATCTCcaacttttctcttttttctttctctataGAGTGTACATAACCGGAAGCGATAGAATGTTTTGTTACAGAAATCCCCGCCCCTCCTTTTAATTAGAATTTTTTTACTATGTAACCTCTGTGTACAAAACCATCATGTGGTCTACTTTATGTAAGGGCTTTTACATCTTCCGTTAGGACAGGCATCCACAATCTTTGGCTTTGTTTACTCCATCCGATCATAACATGGTCGTTTTGGGTTGTCCATTGTTATGATTCGATTGCCATCTTATGACGCGTGTAAGACTACATTTGCCTAGAGGCCATCTTGAAAGTTTTGCCATGCTACTTGGACCTCTGTCAAGGCAAAATGTCTCCTCACATCAATGTATAATTCTGCAAATAAGGTGACAACAAATTGAGGCCACATGTTTAGCTCCTTTCGTAATTCCTTTTGACTGAACTGTTCCAGTTTTAACTCCAAAGGTGCTTGTGGCAATGCCCCTTATAAAACAAACTAAATGCGTTTTACATCTTCTGTAACATACATTCTACCTTCtagatatgtttttttttttttttttcttttaccccAAAATATGACtttataaattaaaaataaaataatggttTTCATTGATGGTGTATTGTGGCTGACTTATTCGAGCTGGACACCAATCGGTTTCTGATCACAGGAGTCGTTCTCCATAGAAGTTTGAAAGACGAGGCCAAGAGTGGCACCTTCCTTGGTGCTCTCTGGTCGTCCACCTTTAGCGCAGCTGTCTGAGTAACCAAGAGACATTAGGGCAGGCTATGTGACGACGTGAGCAGCAAAACAACCAGCCTGTCCAAGCAGCACTTTCTATCTCACTTTAAATGGTAATTACCGCTCAGTCAAGCATGCAAACACCCCGGACCAATTTGAGATGTTATGAAAACAAAGGGCACACTCGGACATCCCCGCACCTCGCAGTCAAGAGTCCTCGTTTGTAATGTAGACATTAAAGGTATTCTTGATGTCGCTTTTCTGGCCCACACCTTGGGATAATGATAATGCTGCCTTTTCTTAGTACGTTTAAGCAGTTGAGCGTGAGTGACTATTTTCGAAAACGTGGAGCTTGATGTGTTGCTCACTGGGAGTTGCACATCATAAGTGTCTGATAAGGGATTGTCCAGTCTCCTGGTATATATTTGTTTCCTTACTTGAGTCTTCGCACGCTTTTAACATGTTCCAACATCAATATGGAACACCCTTGCGATATGAAGGCATTATGTGAAGCTTTTTTATGAATCTTAGTTGTCGGGTCCACAGAGACTGCAAGCACCTGAAGAATTTCAAACTCGGGCTAATGAAGTTGATTTCACTAGGGATGTTTTGGGTGACAAGGCTCCTTGCATGAGAAGATGTGTGGAATATTAAATGTCTTCAGAGGGAAGTGAAAGCGTTCTACACAACACACGTCGTCCCCTTTAGCGGGTACAGAGATAGTGGTCTACACACAGTCCCCTTAAGGGTACAAAGATAGTGGTCTATATGCACACTGTCCCCTTTAGAGGGTACAGAGATAGTGGTCTACATGCACACTGTCCCCTTTAGAGGGAACAGAGATAGTGGTCTACATGCAGTCCCTGGACATTCAATGGAGAAGATAATCTGTGCTTGAGCTGGTCCATAGGAGCACTGGGAAGACACAGCTCAGTTCCTGCCTAGGTCCAGACTCCAGGTTTCAAGCCACTGATGTACCCTAAAGCCCCTGCAATGAGTATTGGGCTTGGGTCTATCCAGAAGTGCTTTTTGATGATTTGCAACAACAAATATGTGCAGATTTGAAGGCGCACTGCATCGTGCTCAAATGAAAGGTACTCATCATGGAGTGTTTACTAATACAGATCCTGAGAGAAATGGCCATTCATTTAGCAATTAAGTTAATGTAGAACATGCCTTCAATATATGAATGGGCATGTTTATGCTCGATATTAAATTGTTTGTGTGGCCACAACGAGAGTGCATTTATTTGACCATTGAGATCAGGATTCACATGCTTCGTTCCTTTGTCTGACCTGGTGCGATTCGGAATGATGGCCAAAGCACATGAAGCGAACATGGGCGAGGGTAGCAAAGGTTTTTGCTTCTTGTTTCCCTAAGTACCAATAGATGGCAGTAAATCCTTATAGAGAAATGGACCAATGCAGCCACAACAGCATTCAATTAAAACTTCGAGAGAATGTGGAGAACCTGCCTTTTTCCCTCCCACTCTGTCACTTCCAGGCAAATATTTACTTTTTTCAgttgtatttaaatgttttccATACTAGAGAACAGAAACCAATTGTTAAGGGATCGAGGAGATGCAGCAaccaagttttttttaaatgacgtAAATGATCCTATAGTGCTGCGGGGTTTATGTTTCCAGCCTTACTAAATAATGTATGGAGTATTTGATGGCTTCTATCAGTAGGGGATGGTTTTATTATAAACATTTATTCTCTTTCACAGAGGCGTCATGGTAGGAATGGTCCTAATGCatgacaaacacaggtgtcgctcaACGCTAAATATGGGTCTGCTCCATGATTGTGTCAGGGCTGGGGTATTCATTGGGTACCTACTCACCCAATGTTAATGGTCCGTGCAAACTGCTGCTGTGGCACCCTGCTATGACAACTCTGATGAGGGTCCACGGTCAATGATTGTTATCTTATATAGTTTGTATGGCCTGCTACCCCTGCCCTGCTCCATACAAAGCAGCAGCCCCATCATTAGTGTtatgagcgacacctgtgttAGTCCTATGGTTAGAGCTCTGTGAAAGGGGTCCAAAATGCAATTATAGACATGGATATAATTGTCTATAATAATCTATGATTCAGAAATGTGCTTGTGTTTCAGAATTTGGGGTGAGTCATTATTTatcaaacataattttttttaaacttggATAAGGATAATTCGGTGTACCTTTTATAGAGATGGCTAGTGCTAGGATTACAACACAAGCCAACGGTTCGTTAAAATAGGGTTAGAAGTAACAAATAGGTTTGGTTATGTTGGCTATTTACCATTTGCAACAATGCCAAGGTCTTtaaaagacagacggacaggggtATGTGTCTGAAGAAAGAATATTGGACTAGATCCAACAATATCTGGCATATGTCATGTCACTCTACCGTGTCAAAGCCAGAAAAGAAGACTTTGAGAGCAGGGTTCCAATAAAAGCCCAATAGTGGGGTACATGGGGAACAAGGCTTTTACAGGAATAGTAGTAAGAATAGTAGCAAGAGAGGTGCTAAGAGCATGAAAAGAGCAATGGGGCAATTATTGAGACTGATGCACATAATAATGGAAAAAAACACGTTCACAGATTTAAAGATGTACCAACCTGCTGTGCAGTCTCATTGTTGGATATCATGGCTGGATACTTGGAAGTGGGAATGCATCAGATTCTAACTCTTCCTCAGACCGCTATTAAAACAAAGGTGAGTCCAGGCCACAAGGTTCTTCTACTTCTATACAATCATAGTTCCCCACCTGTACCCCACTGGGTAATCTGTTGATAACTCGTGTTCTAAAAATAAGGTATTCCTTAAAAACAAAGCATTTTCAACAGGAGAATAATTATCAGCCGACCATCTAGCATTGACCATACATAATCAAGAAGCCTCCTGCGATTTTAATGTTATGCATTGCATTCATTTTTAACCATCTACATTACTCAATGACACACCCTGCAATAtgtaaaatacaaatgtacaacaaaattaaataaaatttaGATGATGGACCATAGCCATACTTGCATTCTATCCTACTCAGATTACTTGATATTATGCCTATTATTTCTACTCTAATTCAACCTTTCACAAATGAATGCTATAAAATGATTGTGACAAGGCAGGGGTCGACTATGTGATACAAATAGAAAatactgtgtgtatgttcagGTACCGTGAAGTCAAACGTGGAGATTGTTGCATGCACTGTGTAACAGTAGGGTGAATCTGGCAAATAATTGACAGTTCTGGGATATTGTATTATGTTTGTATTATGTCTGAGATGTATATGCTAGCCAACCTGGCAACAACGTCATATTGCTTTGTGTCACATATTGAGGTTAGGTTgatatattaaattatattcatAAACAAACAATTCATCTTTTAatcgattgaacattttccacccaaaatacaattgttattattttgatcACCAATTGAACAGCCCTACTATCAGCATACTATACCTCGTTCCCTTGTAAAACTACAATAGCCTCTTCTTCGTCTTGTAAAAGGGTGCATCTCCTTCACGTCCAGGTGGATGTCCTCTTGTTTGTGCCTCATGTGATGTTAGACATAACAGGTCCTCACGGAACGCTTTGTTCTCTTCTCAAGCTTATACTACATAAGCCCTAACCTCTGGCATTGTGCACTCAGAGTTGCTTCAGCCAGCGGTGCCAGTATATATTCCCTATTTCAGTCATATTTGCTTCATTCATTTCTTGTCTTGCATCACTCCCTAAAAAAAACCCTGTTCCAACTTTCGAGAACATCTATTTGCACGTTCTTGGGCTGTGGGTGATTGAGAGCGGTTTGTCGTGTTGTACTGTAAGGTCGTTTTTCGTGGGTAACTCTTACTGAAATGTACATATTTGCTTTGAGAACAAAGCCTTCCGTCTGTCAAGTATATGGGTCACCTCTGAATCTTAAAGTTACAGCTAGTAGGTTCGTGGGGGCTTAGGCTATTAAAAGTTTATGTAGTGGTCTTTTATGAGAAGATGACACTCGTTAAGCTGATGGGATGGAggtaaaaaatattattcaaataGGCCTCATTCATGTCTTCGCAGGACAAGAGTCGGGAGATGCTTAAGGTGATTAAAACCGGCGGGAGTAGGCGTCCTGGGCTGCACTGTTTACACGCTCCATGCTGCTGCACTGATTAGTTCTTCATTCATGGCAAGCCATGCGGATGTGGCTCGTCCGCTCTCGCTTCCTTCTGTGACATTGAAATCCGCTGAGTAGCAATGGAACACATAAACAGCCCCAAAACAAAAGAGTCCCCCTGCATTACTTCCACTTATTTCTGGAAATGTCTTTCTCGGCGACGGACTTCCTGCGTGGACGGAGCGTGGCAGCGCAGTGTGCCGGCAGACGCCAGGGGAGTTGAGGAGAGCAATTATGGTGGATTTCACACCGCAGCTTTAGTCAGTAAACATGAATCACACCGCAATGCAGAACTCATCTGAATACCGTTGTCAGGGAATACAGGCAGACGGTCACGGGGCAAGGGCTCCTTTGAAACGAAACGGAGAAAGAGGCTTGAGACAAttaacacaacaaaaaaagagaCTACCGcctcaggaggaaggctggATACAGAGGGGGGGCCCGTGCAAGGAAGGAGGTGTTGCGATTGTTTTCCAAAAAAAATTGCCGGTAATATCTGTACAATGTGCACTTCAAGCAGCGGGCAAGTCCACCTGCCTTTGCACTTCTCCCGAGCCGT from the Gadus macrocephalus chromosome 20, ASM3116895v1 genome contains:
- the LOC132448393 gene encoding eIF5-mimic protein 2-A, whose translation is MSTQRQQKPTLTGQRFKTRKRDEKERFDPTQFQESIVQGLNQTGSDLEAVAKFLDASGAKLDYRRYAETLFDILVAGGMLAPGGTLSDDLTRTEFCLFTAQEDLETMQAYAQVFNKLIRRYKYLEKGFEEEIKKLLLFLKGFTESERNKLAMLTGILLANGNISAHILSSLFNENLVKEGVSAAFAVKLFKSWLNERDIGSVAGSLRKVGMDNRLMELFPANKRSCEHFSKYFSDAGLKELSDFARNQESIGARKELQKEVQELMSQGEPIKDIIVYSKEEMKKNSISEQTMISMLWSCIMSSVEWNKKEELVTEQAIRHLKQYSLLLKAFTSQGLSELTLLLKIQEYCYDNIHFMKTFQKIVVLLYKADVLNEESILKWYNEEHLAKGKGMFLEQMKKFVEWLKSAEEESESEEEAED